Part of the Pan paniscus chromosome 3, NHGRI_mPanPan1-v2.0_pri, whole genome shotgun sequence genome is shown below.
GGGCGGCATCGGTCAGAAGCACCAAGACTGAGAAGCCCCCCCCAGAGCCAGGGAAGCCGAAGGGGAAGAGGCGGCGGCGGAGGGGCTGGCGGAGAGTCACAGAGGGCAAATAGCGCCAGGCGGCAGCTTGGCCGGATCCAGGGGCGGTGCAGGGCGGCCGGCCCTGCCTGCGGGAGAGGGCGAGCATGAACTGGCCCAGAGGACCCAGCTCGAGCCGCCAGGACACAGACGTACAGGCCTCCTCGGGAGGGAGCGCCTCCCCACCACTGAGCCATCCTCAGCAGCATCCGCTGCGTCTGCACTGATGACCGTCTGAGCCCAGCTCAGCGTTCCTGGACAAACAGCCTCACTCCTCAGCGTTACCGCCACACTTGAATTTCTCCGAATGTCAAGGTTCCCTCCCACTCTATTTTTTTAGGTTAAAGTTAATTGGCATATGGAATGTTTTAATCTCCTCTGAAATGTGTAGCGTAGGCTTTTCCCAAGGGTCGCTAGAAACTCGGCTTCGCGTTGCCCCCTTTCTGGCTCTCAGCGCCGTCGCCACTCAGGAGAGGCTGGGTGAGGCCCGTGTGAGGACTGACCCTGGATTCCTCGAAACTGCCATTGTGATCATTACTCTGCTCTTTGGAAATGGCTATATCATTTTTTTGTACTAATGTGAATTGTTCCTCAGAAATGCTTCTTTTCCATCCTAGTGAGAAGCTGGCCCTGCAGGTGGTGGCAGCAATGGTGTTGTAAGATTTCCTCCCGTAGTTTTTTCTCCTCATGGATTTGAATGAAATGCCAATAACACGTCCACTTTCAACGTGTAGTTTACGCGGAGCACTTTCGAGGCCTGGCCGGGTTGGGCCTACTTCTCACCTGGGCCTATCTTCTGAACTCGCTAGGTTCTTATCAACATTTGGGGGAgaactttgtatatttttttcatttggctTTTCTTTACCAGTTTCTGATTTTTATTCTCAATATATTTTTGCTAAACCTATTTCACAAATCACCACCGACTGAAGTGTGTGTTTACTGATGCGGCCCTGAGCTCCGTGGCGAAAGGAGTGACTTTGCAGGGCGTGAGACCGCAGTCTGCTTAGAGCACAGGAAGTGACAACTTAGGGAGCCCCGTAGGGCGCTGCAGGCCCCGGGGACCCCAGCACGTGGGTCTAAAGAGAGACGGAGTCTAGCCCTCCTGCCACCCAGAGTGGCTTCCATCTCAGCACTCTATGGGTCTGGTGATGGAAGATGCAGACTCTGCTGATCACATGTGCCCTCTGCCAGGGCACCTACTGAGAGGTGTGGTCCTGGGGGTGGAGGCCTGCCTGGCAGGTGTGCGTGCCTCGTACGTGTGTTATGGGCACTGGTCTAGGCCAGGTATGACACCCACTCTCCTGTGAGATTtcactttagtttttaaaaggtcCAGTTCTACAGAGTGCGACCTATCTGAGTACTACATATGTTTTAAGACTTGGTTCTTTTTTTGAGGGATCCTTGACCCTGGGAAGTCTGGAGCACCCTGAGAAGGGGGCACCATGTGTGCCTTTGCCCACGTGTCCTGAGGGGCTGCTtgtctgggagggagggagagaacatTCAGCAGCAGGTGCTTTTTTATGGCCTTTTCTTAAAATAACCTAAGGGGGGACACATCCATCTTGCAGAGAAGTTTACAGAACTCCCCTTGAAAACTGCTGCTGAGGCTCCTGTTAAATTTTCTGTGGCATCTTTTATGCCTTGGTAAAAACTGCAGTGTCTTTGGACCTGAGAGCGGCTACTCCGTGGTTTTGTGACCTGTAAGCGTGGGGTTCAGGGGTGTGTGGCCCTGCAGGGTCCCACGCCTCCCTGAGCACTGACTGGAAGTTTCACTGGCTGGTGGCTGTCCCTTCTCCCATCAGGGTCCCCAGCAAAGTTAACTACACAGAGGACCCAGGGGAAACGAGCTGTGTAGCCACTGACTTGCTCGCGCGGCCGTGGCCTCTGAGGTGCACTTGCCGGTTAGGACAGGGTGGGAGTGCTTTCCAGTTCAGACTCTAACTTCTCCCAAATTGTCCTAAGAAAATACTGGATCGGCTCATAGATTTATGCTCCTTATGATGCCCTAACTTGGAAGGTTGTTCTAGGGACAGGCCGGGCAGCGTCCCCACACACACCTTAGAGTCGAAGGCCCCAGGGCCCCGCTGTCACTTGCCCAAAAGATCCCTTCCGGCAGGTAAGGGACTAACAATGCTTACGTCAAAACAGCAGAATCAGCTTTGCAGTGCACTTTGGGGAGCAGATATTAACTTATTTTTGTGTTGGACAGTAATGAAATCTTGTGATTTTTAATCGCTTTGATAATACTtccaaattttatgatttttctgaaggaaataatgcaaacattttaaatatgtttccttcccctttccaaaaACTGTTAAACTAATGAGCAAGTAACACTAACTTTGAATGTCTCTACAATACCCGTTGATAACTCGGTGGAGCCAGGCTTTGGGGTAGCGGCCCTGAGCTTGCAGGGTTTCTCGCCACTGGGGCTGACCAGGCCCCCAGCTGTGACCCTGGGTGTGGTTGGCTCTCAGCCCTGCCCAGCTTTGTTCTGAGGACGTGGTGACTTCCTGAACATCAGCTTCAATCCTTCGTCATTAATGTGTAGCAAAACACAAAAACCGCCCCAATCCCTCAGGATTCCTTGGCATCCGAAACCAGCATCTGCACCTAAACCCATACCCACCCGTGTGCGCCCACAGGGGGATGTGTCCGAATGGGCAGCTTAAAATGTGGTCACCTGTGGGGGAAACTCTTCAGGCACCTGAAGTGAGAACCCAGCTGTCCGTCCTCAGGCCGGCCTTTCTTCCGGCGACACCTGTCCGTGGCTGTCTGGGTCCCCTTCGCAGTGTTTGTCTGTCTTGACATCTAAACCCCGGCGTGTGCAGTGCCCATCTTCCAGAACTACCTTATTTTCCAGAATTAAACCTGTTTTATAATTCAAGTTAATGCAAATGACTGTCAGTCGCCAAATATCTTGATCCTATGAGTATAGTTGATGACTGTTTGTTAGTCAGTAGAGTAAAATGCTGTGTCCACGGGGTGTCACAGCCTCACCATACCCTGTTGAGGTGTGAAATGCCCCGTCAGAAATTAAATACAAACTTAAATGTGCCTATTGGTGTCTAAACTTCATACAATGTAAGGTCAGATTCCTTTTAGGAATACTGGGTGCTGTCACCAGGTTTGATAGTTAGACTTAAAAACTTGAAATTCACTTTTGGGGGGGAGGGATATACTGAAATAGAGAGTTGAGACTTGCCAGTTGGGggaaaatagcatttaaaatggAAAGCTGTGTTTGGAAAATTGTGTATGagtatttttgtattaaaaacattttaaaggcttTTTTCTTAACTTATTTTATatgggattgtttgattttttttccagttacttTGAATTGCAAAGCATCAGGTGTGGCACTGATGCCTCCGATGGGTGGGGCTCCCTGTCCTGACTGTGTCATTTTGTCTTTGACCTGACCCGCTGGGGAGAGGCAGTGCCACCTTGGGAGGTATAACAAATACTGGAAATAGCAGGCATAACTGACTGACTTTGGAaaaatgctttcttcttctttcagaAATAATTTGCTTCCCAAATTCCCATTAAGGGTGAAATGGTCTAGAGAGAAGGAACCACTGCTGTCCCCCAGCCCTGCAGTCGGCTGAGCCGGGTGGTCCCCAGGCCCACAGCCAAGTAAGTAAGTCAAGGGAGTACCCCGAGGGCTGATCCTAcctgttccccaccctgtgcGCCAGGGTGTCCTAGGaagcccccagccctggcccaccCCGTCCTGAAGGCCGCCTAGGGAGGGACTGGGTCCCTGGAGCAGGGAGGACAAGCTGGCCCCAAACACAGCTATGGTGGCTTTCTTTAGAAAAGCTCGACTTTAATGGTTCAGATAGTTTTACAATGAAAATAGGTACCCAAAGACTGTCTTAAATGTCCACAACTATACAAAAGATGAATACAAAACTCCCAGGCAGGCACAGGCAGGGGACAAGGCCCACCGTCTCCCACGCTCTGGTGTGGTCGGGTGTCCCTGCCGCACCCCCAGTACCACTGTGCCACCTTGGTCCCCTCAACCCTGGGGGTAGGAGGGCACTGCCCCAGcgagggaaaatagaaaagattttaaaaagtaagagtcTAACAGGCAGAGCTGTCACTAAAATTAGGAAGTTGTAACTTTTTTGGTTAACTTACTACATTCAAAAATGTAACGTTGAGTCCAAAAAGTGTCTTAAATCACACAAAAAAGAAcccatattaaaattttaaaaataagccccAAACACCCCAGAGAAATGCATCCAGAACTTAAAACAGGCTGGGTCAGCAGCAGGGCGGCGGCTGGGGGACCTCGGGGGCCAGGTGTCCGCCATCCGGTTACTTTAAGCCGGCAAAGCCACCGTCCCGTGGACCCCCCCCCCAAGGGACGGCCAGCTGTGAGGCAGGTGGCCCTAGGACACATTGGTCATGGGCTTGTACTTCTTGAAGCGCGTCCACTGGCCCGTGGCATAGTTCATCTCAAACACCGTGTCCACCAGCATGGTTGTGCTACCCTGGCCATCGGCCTTGGGCAGGTCCTCCGTGTGCTCGCTCAGCTTGATCTGGATCACGTCCCCCTGCTCCTGGCACGGGTTCTCTGCAGAGAGCAGGAGCTGCTGGGTGGGTGTCTGGGGGCACCCGCCCCCAACCCGGCCCGGTGCACCCCCAGGCCCTGCCTTATGAACATACCTCGGGAGCCGGCCATGAAGCCCAGGATGAGGGCCTTCTCGGGCCGCGTGACTTTGTTGGCCGTCTTGAACATCTCCTGGGCAGCGAACATCTGCTCTCTCTACAGCGGGGAGAGGGGTGTGGGTGCTAGGGCCCCGCCAGGACCACCTCCTGCATCCCCCTGCAGGCACTGTGGCACCCCCACGCTAGGGGAGGTGGCCAGGGCCGTACCACCTACCTGGTGGCCTGTGGGCCCTGCCAGGGTACACCTACCGTGAGGGACAGGTTCTTCTTAGGCTGCTGCTGAGCAGGGGCCTGGGTCTGCGGGGCCACCATGGCAACCGGGGGTGTCTGAGTGGTAGGGGCGACAGCCGGAGGTGTGGTGGGTGTCAGAGGCGAGGTGGGCGCCGCAGGCGTGGGTGTGGCAGGGCTCAGGCCGCTGTTGTACATGGGCGCCCGCTGCTTGAACTGCGCTGGCAACGTGGGGCTCGGGGCGCTGGGCTCCTCTGGTGGGCGGCTGGCTTCCCGGGAAGATGGGGCTGCAAGTAGACCGGGGCCTGGTGAGGGGGCTGGACCCCCACCCTGTTCCCAAACCCTAGTGCTCCTGGAGGTGACAGGCTCAGCTCCCCTTCTCTGTCCTGCTACCCTCTGACAAGAACTCCCTGTGGCCCCCAGCCAAGGCACAGGCCCCAGGAGCCCCAGCCAGAGGAACAAGGCCAGTGGTCTCAGGCCTTCCCAGACTCGCAGATAAGATGTCTGGACTCTGGCCAGCTGCTGGCCTGCAGCGGGTCCCCATACCGTAGGCACTGGTGGGAAGACAGGAAGGCTGTATCCTCAAGCCCCTTGGGCCCAGGACCTGGCCTGAGGTGCTGTGAGCCTGGCAGTGCCCTCCGTCTGGGAGGGGATGGCTCTCAGCTCCCCTCCCGCCTACCCAGCAACAAGAGCTGGGTCACCTGGCAGAAGACCCTTTCGAACCCAATCCCCTTCCTGCCGTGTCCCCTGGGGCGGCTGCCTGTCTGTGCCCAGGACGGGCAGGGTGGGGCAAAGCAGCTGGTTTATGTCTTGGAGCTCAAGCTGACCAGCGGGGCATCTGCCCCCAGCAGATtctggctgaggcagaagggggACAACAGAGATGCAGGAGCGAGAACCGCAGCCCTGGCAGCGCCCGTGGGCAAGGCCATGTCCTGGCAGGCAGCTTGGCTGGTTCCAGGCTGGGGCCAGCAGACTCACCTGGGGGCGTCTCGGAGCTGGGGATGTAGGAGGAGGCAGGAACCACGCTGGGCGTGGAGGGAAGGTAGCTCGTGGAGGGCAGCGCAGGCTCATTGTTCAGGGACCCAAGTTTCTGGAACACAGAGTTTAAGGTTCCTTCCAGAAGAGGCCATACTTCCGGCATGTGCTAACACATGGCCCGACCCGGAGCTCCACTGCCACAGGCTGTGGCCCCCCGAGCTAGAGCAGGAAGGCGGGGGCCACTCTCCCGAGCTCCCTGGGCTAGACAACGGGACCCCTGGCCCCTGGCGCCCCAGCAGAGTTGGGGACTGAGCCGCTCCTGTGTAGGAGAGGGGAGGGGTTGAGGAGCCCAAACCGCCCATCTTGAGCACAGAAGGAGCGATGCTTTTTCTTACCACGAAGCATTGATATAAAGGAAGATGCTCACGTTAAGAAACCCAGAACACGCAGCGGCGGGAAGAAAGGAGCTTATTATCCCGAAGTGACCCCGCAGTGTGGCCTCCTCCAGGCCCTGGCCTCAGAcgacccactgcagcctctgtgcaCCTGCCGCGCCCCGTGGCTGCCTCCCACCCGCAGGCAGGGCCTGGTCTCCGGGACACTGAGGCCTCTGACCACCCAGCACCCCCACAGGCCTGTCCTGCACCCATTCACGGCCACGTGCAAGGCAGGTCCCACCAGCCCTGCCTGACaagggacactgaggcacagggGTGAGAAGGACTCCCCTGGCAGCCCCTCCAGCAAGCGTGGGGCAGGTTCCCGCTCCGAGCCTGAGTCAGATGCCCATGTCAGGGAACGGCCCACACTGCCTCTcatgtacatatacgtatatatacataaatacagacggcacacatatgtacatacatatatatattctccgACAGAGCACACTAGTGGCCACAATCGGAACAAAAGGGGCACCCGCAGTGGTGCCGGACATGGGGCGCAGCCCCGAGCCCTACCTGAGTGGACACCAGGCCGGCTGCGTAGTCCGGGGTGGCGTTCTCCACCACTGTTTCCTCCTTGGCCGGCTTCTCCACCACCTCCGCATCTGTGGACAAAACAGGCGTCCTCGCCAGTGCCCGGGCGCGTCTGCAGTCTCCGCTCAGGGCAGCGGCAGGGAAGCAAACAGCTTCCCAGGAGAGGCCACCGAGGAGCGAGGAGAAAAGCAGGCACCCACCCGCGGAGAGGAGCCTCACGGGGGCACAGCCCTGCCCGCCGAGCGTGGACACAACCCACCCCAACTGGGTAGGGCCCGCAGGGACCCCCAATGCCGCCTACACGCAGGCCCCAACCCCCACCGAgagtcttccttctcctcttcgcCTCTCGGCCAGCGCCAACCATATCCAGCTCAGAGATGTCCAGCAGCTGCCAAGACAAGCACAGCCCTGCCTCAGTGACGGCACCAGGGCGCAACGGGCCTAGGGGCGCCACGAAGCTGGGGGACGGGCCTACCTTCACACCTCGTTCCTTCCGCAGCAGCGTCCTGGAAGGCGGGATGGGGGTCCGGTTCCCCGTGGGGCTGAAGACGCTGGGCGCCGTGGGGCTTCTGAAGGGCGCCTGCTTCGGGATGCCTTTGAGTGGGGCTGGAGGACGGCAACAGTCAGGGCGCCAGCAGCAGTGACCGGCAAACGTCCCCCACCCCCTCTGAGCCCAGAACGTCCCACCCTCTTCTAGGCTAGCGCCGCAGTGGGGAAGGGCCAAACCCCTGGCAGGCAGCGGGCAGGACCCCCAGGATCCCGGACCTCAGGGAGCAGGGGAACGCCTGGAGCCACGACCTCACACTTTGCCAAGACACCAAAGACAGCGGCACCCCAGCCCGGCCACAGGATCTCACCAGGTGGAGTCTCTCACCAGTGTGGCAGgggctgagctctgcctccttcctGTGCCTCCACAGGCAGGGGCGTGAAGCCAGGCGCCTGGGCTTGAGGGCCGCCCTCCCAAGCCTTCTCCCCCTGTCCCCCGAGGACACTCCTGAGGCCTACCTACGCTGTTACCCACCAGCGCCCACACGCACCCTCCAAGGCGTGCGTGGCTCTCATGGTGCCAGGCCCGGAGAGAGGACGCCCGGGGGATGGTGCCATCAGCACACTGGGCCAGGCTGGACACACTGCTCAACGGCTGGCCCACCCTCCCTGGGCCAGCAGGTGCAGCCCTGGCCCTGGGATGCCTGGTGGGGGTGGAAAGACAAGGGTCTGCTCCAGGCGGGGTAGAGGAGAGCAAGGTGGAACCTCGGCTGCGGTGGGCAGGAACATGACCCGGGGACGGCCCCCCCACACAGGGACAATAGTCAGCAGACCCAAGATGCCTTCTACTAGGTCCCATGTGAACACTGTGGGATTATGGGAGCCCAAATAAActaagccaggctggtctgggagCTGCATGGAGAGCGCCTGTAAGGCTGCCCTTTCAGCTCCACCCATCTGCAAGTTTACCCAGCTGTCTCAGCATAGGACGACACCCGTCCTGCCCTCTGGCCCCCAGGTCACTATCCAGCACCCTCTGGGGTGAGTATGCCCTGCCACGGTTCCCAGGGGCACGCCATCTTCCTGTGATCAGGGTGCATCCTGCTTAAGCTCACGCCCAGCCCTGAGAGCAC
Proteins encoded:
- the NELFA gene encoding negative elongation factor A isoform X2: MPGQRRALSPKMASMRESDTGLWLHNKLGATDELWAPPSIASLLTAAVIDNIRLCFHGLSSAVKLKLLLGTLHLPRRTVDEHPLLQMKGALMEIIQLASLDSDPWVLMVADILKSFPDTGSLNLELEEQNPNVQDILGELREKVGECEASAMLPLECQYLNKNALTTLAGPLTPPVKHFQLKRKPKSATLRAELLQKSTETAQQLKRSAGVPFHAKGRGLLRKMDTTTPLKGIPKQAPFRSPTAPSVFSPTGNRTPIPPSRTLLRKERGVKLLDISELDMVGAGREAKRRRKTLDAEVVEKPAKEETVVENATPDYAAGLVSTQKLGSLNNEPALPSTSYLPSTPSVVPASSYIPSSETPPAPSSREASRPPEEPSAPSPTLPAQFKQRAPMYNSGLSPATPTPAAPTSPLTPTTPPAVAPTTQTPPVAMVAPQTQAPAQQQPKKNLSLTREQMFAAQEMFKTANKVTRPEKALILGFMAGSRENPCQEQGDVIQIKLSEHTEDLPKADGQGSTTMLVDTVFEMNYATGQWTRFKKYKPMTNVS
- the NELFA gene encoding negative elongation factor A isoform X4, with the translated sequence MKGALMEIIQLASLDSDPWVLMVADILKSFPDTGSLNLELEEQNPNVQDILGELREKVGECEASAMLPLECQYLNKNALTTLAGPLTPPVKHFQLKRKPKSATLRAELLQKSTETAQQLKRSAGVPFHAKGRGLLRKMDTTTPLKGIPKQAPFRSPTAPSVFSPTGNRTPIPPSRTLLRKERGVKLLDISELDMVGAGREAKRRRKTLDAEVVEKPAKEETVVENATPDYAAGLVSTQKLGSLNNEPALPSTSYLPSTPSVVPASSYIPSSETPPAPSSREASRPPEEPSAPSPTLPAQFKQRAPMYNSGLSPATPTPAAPTSPLTPTTPPAVAPTTQTPPVAMVAPQTQAPAQQQPKKNLSLTREQMFAAQEMFKTANKVTRPEKALILGFMAGSRENPCQEQGDVIQIKLSEHTEDLPKADGQGSTTMLVDTVFEMNYATGQWTRFKKYKPMTNVS
- the NELFA gene encoding negative elongation factor A isoform X1; this translates as MPGQRRALSPKMASMRESDTGLWLHNKLGATDELWAPPSIASLLTAAVIDNIRLCFHGLSSAVKLKLLLGTLHLPRRTVDETPAVRSALCPFYSFLHAVLRHSNKWVCEMKGALMEIIQLASLDSDPWVLMVADILKSFPDTGSLNLELEEQNPNVQDILGELREKVGECEASAMLPLECQYLNKNALTTLAGPLTPPVKHFQLKRKPKSATLRAELLQKSTETAQQLKRSAGVPFHAKGRGLLRKMDTTTPLKGIPKQAPFRSPTAPSVFSPTGNRTPIPPSRTLLRKERGVKLLDISELDMVGAGREAKRRRKTLDAEVVEKPAKEETVVENATPDYAAGLVSTQKLGSLNNEPALPSTSYLPSTPSVVPASSYIPSSETPPAPSSREASRPPEEPSAPSPTLPAQFKQRAPMYNSGLSPATPTPAAPTSPLTPTTPPAVAPTTQTPPVAMVAPQTQAPAQQQPKKNLSLTREQMFAAQEMFKTANKVTRPEKALILGFMAGSRENPCQEQGDVIQIKLSEHTEDLPKADGQGSTTMLVDTVFEMNYATGQWTRFKKYKPMTNVS
- the NELFA gene encoding negative elongation factor A isoform X3; the encoded protein is MPGQRRALSPKMASMRESDTGLWLHNKLGATDELWAPPSIASLLTAAVIDNIRLCFHGLSSAVKLKLLLGTLHLPRRTVDEMKGALMEIIQLASLDSDPWVLMVADILKSFPDTGSLNLELEEQNPNVQDILGELREKVGECEASAMLPLECQYLNKNALTTLAGPLTPPVKHFQLKRKPKSATLRAELLQKSTETAQQLKRSAGVPFHAKGRGLLRKMDTTTPLKGIPKQAPFRSPTAPSVFSPTGNRTPIPPSRTLLRKERGVKLLDISELDMVGAGREAKRRRKTLDAEVVEKPAKEETVVENATPDYAAGLVSTQKLGSLNNEPALPSTSYLPSTPSVVPASSYIPSSETPPAPSSREASRPPEEPSAPSPTLPAQFKQRAPMYNSGLSPATPTPAAPTSPLTPTTPPAVAPTTQTPPVAMVAPQTQAPAQQQPKKNLSLTREQMFAAQEMFKTANKVTRPEKALILGFMAGSRENPCQEQGDVIQIKLSEHTEDLPKADGQGSTTMLVDTVFEMNYATGQWTRFKKYKPMTNVS